The nucleotide window TGTTTGGTGATGACTTGGatttaaatgaaataagctATGTGTCTGAGGTATTCTACAGTTCCCTCTCCCTCTTACCCTCTTCACTACCTCTCATTCTCACATAAACACTGAGATTGGTAATATTTTTCCAATGATTTATTGGCTAAAATTTGTCATATGGCATGCCATGACAGGTTCTCAGCGAGCTTAATCGCCCTATTGTGTATTCTCTGTCTCCCGGAACCAGTGTGACACCAGCCATGGCCAAGGATGTCAGTGGACTAGTTAACATGTATAGAATAACAGGAGATGACTGGGATTTATGGGAGGACGTCAAGGCTCATTTTGATGTAACAAGGTGATTAAGCTGTCTATATTTctgtttaagatttttttttatcagctttGCAGTATGTTGCAATCATGCTACTTCTCTGTGTACATTCTGTTATCACCATATTACATAACTTTAGTTCATTTAATTCTGAACCAGGGATTTTTCTACAGCTAATATGATAGGAGGAAAAGGTTTAAAGGGAAATTCCTGGCCTGATTTGGACATGCTACCATTTGGATGGCTAACTGATCCAGGTAATGAGACTGGGCTGCTACTTTTTCATTTGCTCATTATGAATGTCATAACCCTCATACTGTGGATGAGTTGTTTATTACTTATATGTATGTATTGATCCAGTAACTGCTTTTATCTATTATTCATTTGTGTGAACCAGAATCCTCATGTAATTGGAATATGGATTATGGAATTATTTCTTATCCCCTTATTCTATCTGTAGGATCAAATGAAGGTCCACACAGGTTTAGTAAACTCACTCTAGAAGAAAAAAGGACACAGGTATTGATAAGAAAAAGCATAATTGAgttgatttcatatatattcaTGTATCTATTTTGATCTGCGTACATGCATTATGATAGACTCTGAGTGAATCAATTCTTATCTGGCAGATGACTTTGTGGTCTTTGGCGAAGTCTCCCCTTATGTATGGGGGGGATGTGAGGAAGATTGATGCAACCACATATGAACTTATCACAAATCCTACCCTGCTAGAGATTAATTACTTCAGCTCAAACAATATGGAGGCATGTGAGCCATCTAATTTTTTAGGGAATAATATGGAGGCATAGAACTCATCATGAATCATTTCACTTTACTGCAATGACAGTTTCCTTACGTCACAAGCTCAATTAACTTGAAGCACCCTggagggaaaaaaagaagacCTAAGAAAGGAATAAAAGCATCATTTACACATTCATTGGGTTTGACTGGCTGCAGTGAATCAAAGGCGAGTGGTTGGTCTATTGAAAGTCTTAACCAAGATCTTGAAAGAATCTGTTGGAAAAATGGtttagaaaacaagcatcaggCCACTTTCTGCGTACACAAAAGAGAACTTCAATTCAGATTGTAATCATGCTTTATCTTTCTATTTTCCATTTATCCAACTTCcatttaaatatttgtgttgCAGTTAGCAATAGAAATTGTTACGTTGGTATTGTTACAGAGATGGGGTGAGTATGTATCCAGCAGACTATCGAGGGAAACATCAATTAGTTGCAACTGACAGAATGAAATTTTGCTTGGATGCTTCTCCAAAACGAAAGGTTACTTCTAGAGAGTTCAGGAGAGGTACATTTTCTCCATGCAGATGGGATTCAAATCAGGTATGTTGCAGTCCATATTTACAAGAGTAGCGTGTGGCCCTTAATCTTTAGGAAGGAGTCCTGTGTGTGATTCGTTAAAACAACTTCGTTATgtgcatattattatttttgcccCTATTGAGTATCATATGCCTTGGCCAATTTGTATTTTATTGATTCTGTTGGAAGCTGATCTATCTGGTCTTCTACAGATCTGGGAACTGAACTCCAATGGGACCATGGTAAATAGTTACTCCGGTCTTTGTGCAACTGTAGAGTATGTTGAAGGTAAAATTTTGTAATCAGTTTCCACTTTTTAGAACTAGTTTCCAGGGTTGCTTTTTCCCCATTTCCTTGTGTTTATCACTCATAAAGCACATCGGTCATTCATGCAGCAAATGTTAATTCTGGTGGGATTCGCTCTTGGATCGCAACAGGAAGAACAGGTCTCTGTCTACTTTCTAACAAACACTTGaatgaatttcaagagttttcttcttttctgcaACTGCAAAGCATCAAAATTGGAAAAATGCTAATTGCTTAAATAATCATGAGTACATAAGAACTTAAATAACAGAATTTGCTTAATCATGAGTACCATCTGACTCTTAAATAAGGGTCCAATCAATTACTATAATTTCATCCACTTCACCCTCTAAGAGGAGTCAAAGTCAAATCCtatattaattcttttatattaatcttATATCTCTATTCAGGGGAAATCTATCTTGCTTTCTTCAATCTAAGCGAACAGAAGACGGAGATATATGCAAAGACATCATATCTGGCTAAGGTTCTTCCTGACAAAAGCATCACTTCATGCAAGGGCAAGGAAGTGTGGAGTGGAACAGACGTAATAACGACGCAGGGGACGATATCAATGAACGTGGAAATTCATGGATGTGCACTATTTCTTCTAAATTGCAACTAGTCTGGCATGGCTTCCAATTATTttgaacagaaaaggaaaagaaaacagCATCTCATTGTTGAGGCTTTTTTCCCCCTCTATTTAATTATTACTCTTCCCATGGTGGGGGTTAGGTGAAATTTGTATGTGTTAATGCACTGCAGTGCGGTACGTAACTGTTGGATCGCACCGTGTTTAGACAAACTACATAGGAAATTATACTTGTTGTATGTTACGATTCTTTTGGTAAGAGAGAAAGTGAGAGGaaataaattagagaaaaaaaaataatacgactaattttgtttgtttgtttgagtaggtaagtgtctttttttttttaaaaaaatattttacaaattaatttaaaattaattgtagaAAAGATTTTTGTGCGTATTAAatagtaattgttttaaatttacatgaatattaaatatatattggaaattttagtattatatataataatattatttattttataattagcttaattggttaaaaattttaatattttagtattatatataataatattatttattttataattagttcAATTGGTTAGAAAATGATATTAATAATGCGAAAGTCAATATTTGAGATTGTGATATTTCAAGTAGGAGTTTTCATTGTTGATGAGTTATTATTTTATAGGCATGAGCAGTCAATTAAATAGAAAGGaaataacacaaaaaaagaaacaaaataatcttagaaaaataagatttgTGATTCTCAATTATTTAAGGTAAAATACTCTTCGTTGTTCTTCGTTAAGGTAGAAACTTTTAtttcaaatcaatattttttattttaattaattattcaataaaaatattttaatttccttaattTCTTTAATCAACACTTTAGTTTTCTgatgaatattaaatataactaatgcatttataaattattaaaaaaatgttggtttTTTTAGTATAAGTTTTCTGTACCatcaatattaaatttgtacggtcaaccaattaaaaattatcttaattataatttttaaaataatttttataaaaattaataatcttattatatatcatttttttaattgattaatgatataatattttttacggtaataataatataatagtaaaTAATGTATTTgactaaattctattttttttttctagttacaCATAAATATGCGCGCTGAtataagttattaaaatatcatattggGATGGACTAGATGGACTTTTCACGTACACAGCATTAGGGTTCCAAAACCTGACTGGTACATAAACGATTGGTTCAACTCAAATTGCCGCACTGCAACTTTGCTCTCTGTGAGGCTTCAATTTCCAATTAGGGTTTCGCTTAGAGTAACCAATTACCATGGGAGTCTTCACCTTTGTCGTTCGCAAATCCGGCGCCGAATGGAGCGCCAAGCAACATTCCGGCGACATCGAGGCCTCCGCCGACTCCACCTACGATCTCCAAAGGAAGCTCGTGCAAGCCGCTCTCGCCGTTGATTCCTCCGGTGGAGTCCAGTCCTCCTTCTCTCCCGTGTCTCCTACCTCCGCTGTGTTCCAGGTACACATTTTCACATCCCTGACGATTTTGGTTTTTTGATTCGGAGATAAAACTTCTCGGTTTATGTTTATCCTGCGTTTATCTTCGatcctttttattttgtattattttgattttgtagaaaattacattttctATGCGTCATTGCACTGTACCTGTTTCGAGTATTGCTTAGGCTTTTGTTATGCTATTTTTCATTGACGAATGTGCTGAATCCGAGTTTGCTAGTTTGGTTCATGTTATTATTCATTTGTGAGATTCTGCTGTGGAATTAATAGTttgactttattattattttttctttattgtattttttggtttttcattcAGAGTACTCTGAGATTATGAGCTGACTTGAAGAGAATTATAGGTTTTAGTGCTATGACTTGCAAAGCTTAATCATTGTTCATTACCTAAAAGTATATAATTTGTACACACATAAAACAAGTACGAATTTAGATCTAGTTACTTTAGAGCTTTTAGTGCAATTctgaaaaaattgaagttttacTCTGGTAACATTTGCTGATATTTTTTAGACAATTTAGTGGGTATTAATTTTAAGGATGTACTCAGACATGAGACTCTGTTATTTACAGAGTTCAGCTTCTGCACTATCACTCTGTTATTTTTTAGACAACTGACTTTTATTTTCCATAGCTGAAGTTTTACTCTGGTAACATTGCTTAGACGATTATTGaaatgaaactaattttaattggaGAACAATACTAAATAAACTTGTCCGACTAAATGAATTATTGTGTTATTGATGGTGGCATTTCTGCCTTGCTGGTTTAACTTTTGGATTCAATCATTAAGTGGGTCACTCAGGTTATTTTTCCGTTGTTGATTGTTTTGTTCAGGTGATAGTGGGTGGTGCTGTATTCGTTGGAGGTGGCGGTGGTGCTGTTGCAGCTGCACCTGCAGGTGGTGCTGCTGCAGCTGATGCTGCCCCGGCTGCtgagaaaaaggaagaaaaggtgGAGGAAGAGTCCGATGATGATATGGGATTGGGACTGTTTGATTAGAGATTTTCTGctttttattgagttttgatGGAAAAGTGTTTTTAGTGTTTAATCCTATAAATTGTGTGGGTATATTGCTTTTCACCAGTTAATGGTACATTGAACTTCGTCAGATAGAGTTATGTGCTGTGACCCAAATGGTTCTTCTGCATTGGATTTTAGTAGGTATTTTCTATTTCAAACAAATGTCTCGCTCGTCTTTTATCACTGTCGGATAGAATTTTGCGCTGATCAAGCGGTTTTTGCTGTTAATACGATTTTCTTCTTACATGTTACTGAACAAACACAGCCTGTATGAGAAATAGTATTAGCAAATATATTTCCTAACACTTTTAATACATAGGTAAAATTCTcgttttttttgcttttctcaTTTATTGGTAGGGTGGGTGGGGGGAAGAGTGTTACTAGGACTCTTCTAAATATAATTGCTTGACATAATTGGATCAAAGAAATTGGGTTTGCAAGCAGCATCCAATGCATTGAAATTGAGTGATACCCCAAACTAAAATATCAAGAATCAaactaaaatgttttaataGTTTCAAATTTTGGTATAAGTTTTACATTtacattctattttaatttaaaactttcatctgaattttatttttttgaagggAAGATGAATTTGGCAATATgcataacatatataaaaagaatattagGTGAGAAGGGAAATCCAAATGTATAATTTAAATGAAtggctaaaattaaaataactttgatATTCTGATGCAATTATATGATTAAGATATATGCATAAGGTGGCCATGTCCTTATGGAGTATTTGGTGTCGGTGGAATACTAAGCTCTGGGAAGGAAAGATGGAGACAAGCTCAATGGTAATATCTGGAGCTATGTCTGTCCTGAATGATGGTCAGAAAGCTATGACAGTGCTGGAAGGGAATAGTGAGTTGCATATTTCGGAGGTAAACATAAACCCGTAATTAAATACTCATGGTTTTCTCAATTGCTATGTAGATACTGCCATTTTCGAAGAGGATAATAAGACTGGAGTGGGTCTAAACGGATTCCATACTTCACCTTCATGCTTTCTCTCATCCGAAGACTGTCCATTGGACACTTTACACTACATGGATGAATTGTAAAAAGTTCGCGGACAAATTTAACTTCAGAATCACTCATTTATCGTGAAGATAACTCGTGTTTCGATAGAATTGTCTCTTTTGGTGCTCATTCTTTTGGGTATACTTGGTGGGGTTCTCCaacattttttgtttctcaagagcttcttaGGTATAGACAAAGGCTCTCATTTTATAGATTTCCGTAGTGTTATTCCTTGGGTACGGTTTGACCCTCTCAGGtgttttgtatttttgcttCTAATGAATATATTTAGAGGAGGATCTTTTTGGGAGATTAGAGGTTGTGGTGTCAACATAGTTGGGATGTCAACCCTCATCTCTCCTTGATCCTTcctctttaattaaaaaaaaaaaaaaaagacagccTGGTTTAAACCTGCTTTGCAGCCTAGAAAAGGGAAAGCACTAGCCCTCTTGTATGCAAGTCAATGGTGTGCTGAGAGGGGTGTGCAACAAATTATCTTCAAGACTGATAGCAAAGTAATGGTAGACCAACTGCAAAGAGAAGCAAGAGATTTATCTGAATTTGGCTAGATCTTTGTTGATTGCAATCGCTCATTTACAACTTTTTCTAGTTATCAAGTTGAATTTATAAGGAGGCATATGTGGATGCCCCTAACTTAGCTAGGAAATCGGCTTATTAAGCTAATCCGtagatttttcattttaccTTTGATCGTAAtgcaaatgatattttaataagAATGATATAATGTActtctagtaaaaaaaatatatttgttctaTTCACATCCTATGCTAAATATATAAcgtataaataaatgataatataagcagtatcaaataaatattgatcATGCAATATACGAATAGTTAAGattgttagttttaattttaactatttatttgaattatacAATTTACATTGTTTCTtcttatattcttttatatatatgtatatttaagtTAAGGATGGTGTATTATTAATCAGAAGGAAGGCTCAAAGGTCGTACATCATCATGAACAACATTGGGCACTTGGTGAGGAATGTCATCAATCCAATATATATCATGTTCTATAAAAAATAAGGCGGGCTAAACAATCTGTCGCTTTATTCTCAACTCTATTTACAAAGCAAAAAGAAGCAAAATTTCTTCTATTCAGCAACAGAGCTCAGTCTTGAATCACACCTGCAAAGTAGTTGTTTGCAATCAGACTCATACTGGACAGATTAAAAAAGGAGGTCCGTTGCAGTTTCAAGCACCCATCTAAAGGCCACAGCTTCAGCCACATTTGGTTCATAGCAGTGTTGCTGCAGCTAATACTTCCCCCAAGTGCTCTAAAAGACAGTATATTTTGGAAAGCCCTTAATGCCAAGTTGAAGCACTTAGGAGCAGTAGGAACTGTTCACAGCTTCTTCCACTACCTTCCCTCCTTGGACAACACTTTCAAGAGTGTGTAGGTCAAATACTTGTAAGGAAAAAAGGGGTCAAAACTAATAAATTCCTGGCATGGTTCAACTCCACAAATTCCATCGCATTTTCCATGCACTTTCAATGACTGTCATTGTTGAGGCACGAATCCTAGATACAATgaatggaataaaaaaattattcctttcCCTTAGACCGAAATCAATGTACaggaaaatgttataaaaaaaaacataacattgtgaaaaaaatgttaaacaaacataacttttttaacaaaagaaggatctaatttttttagtgtGAAAGAAGGATATAATAGAAATGCAATTGTAGTGTGAAAAATAGAATACACGTGTTCAACAAATCAAGAATTGTTATGttcttaaaaactaaaatcGTTAACATTTGTGATcactcctttcaaaaacaaccATAGAGTATTATCCAATTGATTGATAttgtgaagaaaaaaatgaattatactaataatgcattaaaattaaacttataaaagaaagaaaaattactttgaaaatgtaattatcATTCAAATTTAAACTGGTTGTACCATTTAATTGAGAATAGTGTGTACTTAGATTAGACATAGActctgataaataaataaataacgtgTACTTAAGACATTTAAGacatatattattaatgttatttaCAATAATACTTGAATGTCCTTTCATCATGttgaaatctttttcttttttctttttgataaaaaGGTCGAAATCTTTATTTGCGCGTGAAGCATTACATTGCAATTACTTGACAAAGTCTTTTCAACAAGAAAATCATAGTTGAGTGCCAAACATTGAATAATACTTGAATGTCCCAAACATGTAGATATTTAGAGACAAGTAATAATAAGTTAGTTGAGTGCCAGCAAAGTAGAAAACCATAGTTTATGATGTGTTATGCTAATCATTCGCTAATTGGATTAACAAGAATTAAGTAGTTAATAATGATTTAGTTTTGACATTAAATAGACGATGGACGTAGAGAGGGACCAAAACAACGGACGAACTTTATGGGAGGCCAGTCTGGTGGGTCCATCCACCGAGTTAGACTCAATAAACATAATTTCGAATTCAATTGAATCtattttgattcatttttttaattatgtattcttttagatttatataaatataggcaaaaataaaataaaatagattaatatGAATTAATCTGACGGATCATTCAACTTGACTGATCGAAAATGATTTTCCCAGTGGAATCATATCccaacttttattataatttttgttttggttacCTTGGGTCAGGCTTCATGTCCTCCAAGTTATCttgtcttgttctttcttttaattaattaatgaatctGAAGCTCCTAATTCACATCACGGTAATCACTtatcacttatttttttaatcggcAAAAGTATGGAGAGAGAAAGCAGAAGCTGTGCAAGAGATACAGGAAGGCATGGACATATAAGTTTGCAGCAAATACAACCCCTAACTATAGAAAAATATTCTCCCACGAACAGAGGGTAATACAACACATGAATAATGAATAACCAAATGTGAATATACCCGCAAGAGGAACAATCATACCAACCTAAGAACAAAAATCAGCAAGTTTATCCACATAACCTCAAGAAATACCAACAAGGACTTCATCGCCCAT belongs to Glycine soja cultivar W05 chromosome 5, ASM419377v2, whole genome shotgun sequence and includes:
- the LOC114413072 gene encoding uncharacterized protein LOC114413072, with protein sequence MMKCFSVSLSSLWVLLALCSLSVLSQNISQSGLQQASLPPRGWNSYDSFCWTISEEEFLQSAEIVSQRLKAHGYQFVVVDYLWYRKKVTGAYPDSLGFDVIDEWGRMLPDPGRWPSSIGGKGFSDVANRVHSLGLKFGIHVMRGISTQAVNANTPILDTTKGGAYQESGRVWRAKDIAMPERACAWMPHGFMSVNTKLGAGRAFLKSLYEQYAAWGVDLVKHDCVFGDDLDLNEISYVSEVLSELNRPIVYSLSPGTSVTPAMAKDVSGLVNMYRITGDDWDLWEDVKAHFDVTRDFSTANMIGGKGLKGNSWPDLDMLPFGWLTDPGSNEGPHRFSKLTLEEKRTQMTLWSLAKSPLMYGGDVRKIDATTYELITNPTLLEINYFSSNNMEFPYVTSSINLKHPGGKKRRPKKGIKASFTHSLGLTGCSESKASGWSIESLNQDLERICWKNGLENKHQATFCVHKRELQFRLDGVSMYPADYRGKHQLVATDRMKFCLDASPKRKVTSREFRRGTFSPCRWDSNQIWELNSNGTMVNSYSGLCATVEYVEANVNSGGIRSWIATGRTGEIYLAFFNLSEQKTEIYAKTSYLAKVLPDKSITSCKGKEVWSGTDVITTQGTISMNVEIHGCALFLLNCN
- the LOC114413073 gene encoding 60S acidic ribosomal protein P3-like, encoding MGVFTFVVRKSGAEWSAKQHSGDIEASADSTYDLQRKLVQAALAVDSSGGVQSSFSPVSPTSAVFQVIVGGAVFVGGGGGAVAAAPAGGAAAADAAPAAEKKEEKVEEESDDDMGLGLFD